The stretch of DNA gagaaggatgcTGCCCCGACGGTGGATTCTTCTGATGTTGCTAGTTTGTCATGAACCCGTCGATTCAGTCTTCGGGAACATCATCGCTTGTTGATCTTGGCATGCAAATGCCGACATGACAGACCATGGGGTCGGCAGATTATTACGCAGGATCGAGATCGATGTGTATGCGCATCCGTCTCCCTGCTTAGGAACTGTCTAGTAGCTAAGGACAACTGAACTAAAAGCAATAGCTTGATCCCTTTTTGTTGAGCCCATTCTATGTTGCCGATTCTGAAAGAATCTGTGCAAATTGATCTCGAGGAAATTTCCATAGAGAGGATATGGCAGGGTACTATTCTACCACTGTATGACCCCtcagaaaaaataaaaaatagagaGGATATGTGTATAGCTCTGCAGTTCAATAGTTCAGGTTACTGAATTAACGAAGTCACCCTTGTGATTTTGCCTCTCATCGTCACTTGTTGAGtttctctcctttttttttttggtcgGAACACTTGTTAGTTCTCTTTATCTTACGTATCGTAGTTATGACGAGGAATAAGTTGCAGTGCCTTGCAGCAGAGCTCCATGTTTTCAGCCTTTTGGTATACAGAGCATGCAGTAATACCTACTGATCTTCAGAAAGTACCGCAAGCAGTTACCTAAGCGGCAAAGCTGCGAGATTCTTCAGACTTTACTCATGCTAATTTCCAGGTCTGTGCTAACGACAACAGTGCACAATCAACAAAGATCAGCCCATAGCAGAAGAAAGTGAAACACTTGAGATAACTCCTGCTTGATTTCCAGGAtcatctttaccttttctttacaagcatgcatgcatgtgagAAGCAAGAAAAGATGAAGAGGATCCCTATCTCAAAACACCTATCACGTCTATGATATCTCTATACATTTATATGTATATATGCTATCTAGCATATATCTTGCTTACGCTTATTCCAAAAAGTATCCTGCGACTTGCTTGTAAGCAGGATCGTTGATCTTGCAACTTCGATATCTGAAAGATCGCGGCTGCTATAGATCTCTGCCCTCTGGTATGCTCTCCAGCGCAGGGCGCCACCCTCCGCAACACTCCTCCCGTTCGCGATCACTTGCTTCTTTGCGCATGAGAGACACCATGTCGTCCAGCGACATGCCCTCCTTGTCGAgcatcttcttcagctcctgCTTGCTGATCACCAGCTTCACCCTGGCGGCGCCAGAGTCGACCacagacgccgccgccgccttcactGGAAACACGTCCGGCAGGACTTGGCTGCCGTCCACGCTCATGATCTTGATCTCCTTCCTGTCTTGAATCACCAGGCAATTCCCCATGAGGATGACTGTAAAATGATAGGTGCAAGGAGCTAGAATTGTAGTGAGTTCTGAAGCTCTGTTGGAACAAGATCACAATTCACAATTGTGCTGTATGTAGTGCCGTATAGTAGTGGTGGGTCTGAGTAAGTGACGGGGGGGTTGGAGGCAGTAGTGGATTGCTGCATTTAAAGGAAATGCTTTGCGTATTTGGACTCATGATTAAGAGCATATTTCATGAATGCCACTGGCCGACCAATGGAAGTTGCTTCATATATGCAAAAGCTTATTTAGCTATGACGACTAGCCCACTCACAAGAAGTGAGAAGGAACCAACCATCCTTTTTGTTCCATGCTGTTCTTGACTTGGTTTGGCCATGCTTTGTGTCAGATCTAGAAAAGATTAATTAATAGGGCGGCGCGTGCCAATTTCACTAGGGTACAATTCACACACATATAGAATAATTTTCTTTTTGTGAACACTCATTGCCCAAAACATAAACAGTGTTAATTTGCAAGGTTGGGCAAAATGTTAGTCTTTTAAAGCTATTGATCTTCCTCTTTTATTTATAAATATAATATTATCTTGTGTATACTTCAATCATGTAGGACTCTTTATGTTATGATGTAGTTGTATGTACCTATGTTGTGTAAAGTTGTGACGGAACATGAATACATAACCCATGTATTTCTCAAGCTTGCAAATGCCAATATTATTGCATTGTGTGTTGTTTGAAATTTGGAAAGGCTTGCTATAGGAGGGGCAAAGTCGGTAGTCAGCCAAGAACATGCTAAGGTAAGGATGATGTCACGAAACATTATGATGTGCATGTGGGGCCCAACACCTGGAGCAGCGGGGCAAATCCGTGTTGCGTGCCTGCTAGCTTTTGGAAAGTGGTGGAGGTGAGAATCATTCTATTTCGCAGCAAAATGAAAGGACCCAACCCAACAATGCTAGCTAGCTGCTCTGGGGCTGTGCCTGTGGGGGACATGCCGAGAACGATCATACTCCAGTTTTTCCATTGGCGCGACGTAATTAAGCAGACATTGAAGCACAAGAGAATGAAGAAAAAATTAAAGCGCGTCATGGTCGATCCCCATCATCGGAGGAATTCCCACTACGATCCTAGCTCCTTTTGTGTCGTCATCGTTTCTCTCCCTTGCTAGCTTTTCCTGGTTTATTACACGCGCTCTCTTTTTTCTAGTGCGCACTACTATGGTAAAGCGTGCACTTGGTGCAGCAACATACTGACCTCGCGCGTTAATTACCATGACGATCGAACAATAAAAGCTGGCCCTCGGTCAAATTAGTACTACCTACCAGAAGACTCATTCAAGCCTCAAGTGACACTGCTACAGAATAGGACCTCAGCACCGTTCATTTGCTGCTGATGCAACAGGGAGTCAGGGAGCATGGTTCCTTTTGATCCTTGTCGCGTCTAAA from Panicum hallii strain FIL2 chromosome 3, PHallii_v3.1, whole genome shotgun sequence encodes:
- the LOC112886912 gene encoding uncharacterized protein LOC112886912 translates to MGNCLVIQDRKEIKIMSVDGSQVLPDVFPVKAAAASVVDSGAARVKLVISKQELKKMLDKEGMSLDDMVSLMRKEASDREREECCGGWRPALESIPEGRDL